The genomic stretch CTCATTTTCCTGCTGGAATTTCTTCATGAACGCAGCTAATTTTTCACAGTCTTCGAGAGAGACCGCGTTATAAATAGAAGCGCGGCAGCCTCCCACCGAACGGTGTCCGCCAAGGCCGATCATCTTCGCATCTTTTGCTTTCTGAACGAATGTTTTCGTTAATTCGTCATCCCGAAGCGTGAATGTGACATTCATGCGTGAGCGGCTGTCTTTTCTGGCATGTCCTTTATAGAAGCCGTTGCTTTCATCAATACAGCTGTAGAGAACCTGCGCTTTTTGTTCATTGCGCTGTTCAACAGCTTCCACACCGCCGTTTTCCTTGAGCCATTCCAGAACGAGGCTCAGCATATAAATCGCAAATGTCGGCGGAGTGTTGTAGAGTGAATCCGCTTTGACATGCGTGGAATATTTCAAGATTTTTGGGACGTTCGCATTTTCATTTTGCAGCCAGCTTTTTTTCATGATGACTACAGTCACGCCGGAAGGGCCGAGGTTCTTTTGGGCGCCTCCGTAGATCACATCAAATTTGGACACATCGATTTTTCTGCTTAAAATATCGCTGGACATGTCGGCTACGAGCGGAATTGGAGAATTCGGAAACTCCTGCCACTGAGTGCCGAAAATTGTATTGTTGGATGTGATATGTAAATATGCGCCGTCTTTTACATCCGTAAGGTCAACCTCTGGAATATAACTGTAATTGTCTGTTTCACTTGTAGCGGTGATAGACGTGTTCCCGAACAGTTTCGTTTCTGCCAGTGCTTTTTCAGACCAAGCGCCGGTCATCACAAAATGTGCGGTTTTTTCAGGTGTTAAAAAGTTCATCGGAAGCATTGAGAATTGAAGGCTTGCCCCGCCTTGAAGAAACAAGATATCGTAATCTTCCGGAATGCCCATCAGTTCGATTAAGAGGCTTTTCGCTTTTTGGTGCACCGCTTCATACTCTTTGCTGCGGTGGGAAAGCTCCATAACAGACATGCCGGATTCGTTAAAATCAATAAATTCTTTCTGTGCTTTTTGCAGAACTTCCAGTGGCAGCGCTGCAGGACCTGCGTTAAAATTCGTTGTACGTTCCATTATGATCTCTCCCTGTTTTCCACGTTAATGTATAAAATAATACAATTATCCTATCACAAAAATTCAGTTTTTTGATAAAAAATTAGAATTATCAAAAGAAATTGACGGATGTTTGCGAAATGTTCACAAAATAAAATAACCTCATCTTATGATGAGGCCAGGCGTTTTGCGATAGAGGAAGAGATGTTCTGCAGATCCTCCGGTTTATAATCATCAGCATGCGTTTTCCAAACCGCTCCGAATCCATCTCCTTTTCCGTAGCGAGGGATAATATGCATATGGTAGTGGAACACAGATTGTCCAGCTTTTTCGCCGTTATTGTTCAGCGTATTTAAGCCGATCGGTTCAAATTCATCCCGGATAGCGCGGGCGATTTTTGGAACAGCATGGAAATATTGTTTTGCTAATTCATCTGTAAATTCATATACATTCTCAATATGTGTTTTCGGAATGACAAGCGTATGGCCTTTTGTCACTTGGCTGATATCAAGAAAGGCAAGTACATGTTCATCTTCATACACCTTCGCTGATGGAATGTCGCCGGCAATAATTTTACAAAAGATACAATTCTCTGCACAATGCATGAGGGTTCCTCCTTATGAAATTGTTTAGTATGTATACATTCATCGTACCACAGAAATGCAGAAAATAGAAAACAGGATGAACGGCGAGCGTTCACCCTGAATGCAGAGGAAGAGCTTATATGAAGAAAATGTGTTATGCCTTTGGTAAGCACCTCATTTGTCAATAAAATGAAGACTTGTTTAATGCCTAACGATTCCTGCGATAAACACCTCATTTGACAATTTGCTTCATACATGAAGAATTCATCAATTCAGTGAAGAGAAATGGTTTGAGCATTGGACATGTTTATTTTCTATCCAACTGTTTCTAAGACGTCTTTGACAAACACCTCATTTTTCAGTTGATATGCTTTTCCTCTACAACTTTTATGATGTCCAGAACCCTGTCTCTTTATGACAGCAAATTCATCATTTGTTAAAAGGGAATTGTTTCAAATCAGGCCTTGTTTTTGGTACTATGAAGAAAAACACTATAAGGGGAGAAACTATGTCTCTGCTATCGGTAAAAGACTTGACCGGCGGATATACAAGGAATCCGGTTTTAAAAAACGTATCATTCACCCTTGAACCGAATCAAATTGTCGGCTTAATCGGGCTGAATGGTGCTGGTAAAAGTACAACAATCAGACACATCATCGGGCTGATGGACCCGCATAAAGGTTCAATCGAATTAAACGGTAAAACGTTTGCTGAGGATCCGGAAGGCTACCGTTCACAATTTACCTATATACCTGAAACACCTGTTTTATACGAAGAATTGACGCTGATGGAGCATCTTGAACTAACAGCCATGGCATATGGACTGTCAAAAGAAACGATGGAGAAAAGGCTGCCTCCGCTACTAAAGGAATTCCGAATGGAAAAGAGGCTGAAGTGGTTCCCGGCCCATTTTTCTAAAGGAATGAAGCAGAAGGTTATGATTATGTGCGCATTTTTGGCAGAGCCTGCGCTCTACATTATTGATGAGCCTTTTCTAGGGCTTGATCCGCTTGCCATTAACGCGCTGCTTGAACGGATGAATGAAGCGAAAAAAGGCGGGGCGAGCGTGCTGATGTCAACACACATTTTGGCAACGGCAGAACGCTATTGCGATTCGTTTATTATTTTACATAACGGCGAGGTGCGGGCGCGCGGCACGCTGTCAGAGCTCAGAGAGCAGTTTGGAATGAAGGACGCGGCGCTGGACGATTTGTATCTTGAGCTTACAAAGGAAGACGCTGGCCATGAATAATATGCTTGATATTTGGCAGTCGCGGCTGCAGGAGCATATCAAAGAAACAAGAACATACATGAAATATATGCTCAACGATCACCTCGTCATTGTTTTGATTTTTTTTCTAGCGGGCGCTGCAAGCTGGTACAGCAAATGGATACGGGACATTCCCGCTCACTTTCCGTCCTTTTGGGTGATGGCCGTGCTGTTTTCGCTCGTATTGACAAGCTCTTATGTGCGAACGCTTTTGAAGGAGGCTGACCTTGTTTTCTTATTGCCTCTTGAAGCAAAAATGGAGCCTTACTTGAAGCAGGCGTTTGTCTACAGCTATGTGTCTCAGCTGTTTCCGCTGATTGCGCTGAGCATCGTTGCGATGCCGCTTTATTTCGCAGTCACTCCGGGAGCTTCGCTCGTATCGTATGCCGCGGTCTTTGTCCAACTGTTGCTGCTGAAAGCGTGGAATCAGGTAATGGAATGGCGAACGACTTTCCAAAACGACCGCAGCATGAAACGGATGGACGTCATCATTCGCTTTGCGGCGAATACACTCGTTCTTTATTTTGTTTTCCAATCTGTTTATATGTATGCGCTTCTCGTCTATGTCATTATGGCTGTTCTTTATCTGTATATGTCTTCCGCAGCAAAACGGAAAACATTTAAATGGGAGAGCCATATTGAGTCCGAATTGAGACGAAAGCAGCGTTTCTATCGGATTGCCAACCTGTTTACTGATGTGCCGCATTTGCGAAAGCAAGCCAAACGCAGAGCTTATCTCGACTTTTTGCTGCGGCTTGTGCCGTTTGAACAGCGCAAAACATTTGCCTATATGTTCACCCGCGCCTTTTTGCGTTCGAGCGATTATTTGGGCATTCTTGTCAGATTAACGATCGTTTTCGCGCTGATCATTATGTATGTCTCAGCCAGCCCGCTGATTGCCGCGGTTTTGACTGTGTTTGCCATTTTCATTACGGGCATTCAGCTTCTGCCGCTCTTCGGTCACTTTGACCATCTGGCGCTTCAAGAGCTGTACCCTGTGCAAAAAGAAACAAAGCTGAAAAGCTATTTCTCTCTATTAAAAACTGCACTTAGTATTCAAGCGCTGCTGATGTCTGTTGCATCTGCCTATGCAGCCGGCTTGACCGGTTTTCTGTACGCGCTGATCGGTTCTGCCGTTCTGATTTTTGTTGTTTTGCCTGCTTATATGACGACCAGGCTGAAAAAGCACGGAAAGCTGTGAACTGAAAAGAGGTAATCAAATGACAGATAATCAGCTGCTGATGCAGGAAGCTTTGGAATGGAAAATGCATTTTTTGCGAAAGGATTCCATGTTTGAACGCTTTTCGAAGCGTGTCCAGACGAAGGTGAATGAACGGATTCCTGAAAAAATCCATACGGTCGTCACCGAGAGTGTGAAAAAAATGGTAGAAGCGACAATGGCCGGCTCTAATATCATCACCTATAAAAAGGATACAAGTGCACTGTCGCTCAGTGAAAAAAACGAATTGGCGAAAAAAACGATTGTTTCTTATCAAAAAGTGGCAGCTGCTGAGGGAGTCGGCACCGGAGCGGGCGGCATTTTTTTAAGCATTGCTGATTTTCCGCTGCTGCTTTCAATTAAGATGAAGTGTTTATTTACCTTGTCTTCCATTTACGGCTTTGATGTCAAGGATGCACAAGAAAGGATATTTTTGCTGCTCGTGTTTCAGCTTGCGTTTTCGAGTGATGATGGCCGTAAGTCGCTTTTTTCTGTCATCGAAAATTGGGAGACGGAGAAAAAGAGCATCGACTGGAGAGTGTTCCAGCAGGAATATCGCGATTATATCGACGTCGTGAAGCTTTTTCAGCTTTTGCCGGGCGTAGGAGCGGCAGTCGGCGGAATTGCCAATTATAAGCTGCTTGCTCAGCTTGGAGAAACGGCAAGACATGTTTTTCATCTGAGGATATTAAAGGAAACAGCCGGAGAATAAACACTCCGGCTGTTTTTTTATAGCTGATGATAGGTGATCGCAGCGCCGGCAAGGACCTTGGCCGCTGTCAGCATGGCTTTTTCGTTGATATCAAATTTCGGATGGTGGTGGGAATAGACTCGCTCTGGCTGTTCGGGAGCGGCGCCTGTAAAGAAAAAAGTGCCCTTCACGTTTTGTAAGTAATAAGCAAAATCCTCGCCGCCCATTTGTGGTTCACCGTCAATGACCTGCTGAACGCCCTCGGTATTCTTTGCGGTGCTCACCAAGTGGTTCGTTTCTGCAGGATGGTTCACAACCGCTGGATAACCCTGTTCATAGGTGTACTCATAGGACGCGCCGTGCATGCTGCATATTCCTTTTACAACCGCTTCAATTTCTTTCTCCAGAATGTCCCGGACATTTTCATCAAAAGAACGCGCTGTGCCGATGAGTACTGCTTGGTCTGCGATGACATTAAACGGATTGTCGGCGATGAAGGAGCCTGTCGAAATGACGGCGGATTGAATCGGATTGACTTTGCGGCTGACAATGTGCTGCAAAGAGGAAACGATTTGCGAACCGATTAGGACGGCGTCTTTAGTATCATGCGGATGAGCGCCGTGGCCGCCCTTTCCGAAGACTTTAATCGTAAATCGGTCTGCCGCCGCCATTACGGCGCCGGGGCGGCAGAGAATAGTTCCGAGCGGCTCAGTTGCCCAAAGATGAGTGCCGAATATCACATCCGTGTTTTCGAGACATCCGTCATCAATCATTGGCTTTGCGCCTCCAGGATAATATTCTTCTGCATGCTGGTGGATCATCACAAATGTTCCCTTCAGTTCATGTCTGTTTTGGTGAAGGACCTTGGCCACTGCGAGAAGAGCTGCGGTGTGGCCGTCGTGGCCGCATGCATGCATGACACCAGGCACTTTGGAGGCGTAAGGGACATCTTTTTCATCTTGAATGGGGAGAGCGTCAAAGTCGGCCCTCAAAGCGACTGTAGGGCCGGGTTCGCTTCCTTCTATATTTGCTAAAACCCCTCTACCGCCAACGTTTGTGCGGATTGGGACTCCTAACGATTCATAATAGGAAGCAATAAATGCGGCGGTTTTTTCTTCTTGAAATGAGAGCTCAGGATACATATGAAAATGGCGCCTGATCTCAACCATTTCTTCAAAACAGCCGTCGAGCTGTTTGTTTATCTCTTTCTGCAGTGTGGATATGGACAAAGCCGCTTCCCCCTTTTCTATGCTTTTCCATGATTGTATAGAAAAAGTCTGAATATTTCAACTCATGCTGTTTTAAAGCATCATCACAGCTGCGAGGGTTGTCACCAAAAGGCCAATCGCGACGGGAATGAAGTTTTTTCTGGCAAGCTCAAAAGGATCAACTTTGCAAATGGCCGCGGCGGGAATCAAAGCCCATGGGACCAGTGTTCCTCCGCCCACCCAGATGGCAGAGATTTGTCCGAGCGCGGTCAGAATAGCGGGATCGGCATGGAGAGCGGACGAAAAGAGCTTTGCGATGGAGCCGGCGAGAGAAATGCCAGAAAATCCTGAGCCGTCAAGGCCTGTTATGGCTCCAGCGGCAGTTAATGCAGTGGCGGCAAGCTCCTTTGACATAGGCATCATATGGGATAAAGCAATGCCAAGATCGTTGACAATGCCGTGGGAACCTTTAGGGAGTGAAGTGCCCAGTATGCTTTCATAGCCTGAGTCGCCAAGATAAAAGAAAGCGGCAATCGGGATGACGGGGCCGAAAACCTTAAAACCGAACTTAAATCCGTCAATAAAATAGCCGGTGATTTTTTCAAGCCCTTTATGCTTATACACGAAAAAATGAACGGTAAAGAGGATACAAATTGCAGACCCGCCAATTAACGCGGTTGCATCATTTCCTTGTAGGTTAAACAAGAGCATGCAGGCGATATCTGCAAGAAAGGCAAGCGGAATCAAAAAAGCCAGTATGGACCGCAGGCGTTTTGGCAAGTACAGCGAGTTGTCTTGTTCGCCGGAAAGAACGGGGGAAAAAGAAGTGGGATGCTCCTGTTTTTTGCGTTCGCGCTGAATCATGATAAAGGCAGCAGTTGTTGTTGTCACACCCATAATCAGCACAAGCGGAATACTGGCCGAGACGACATCACCGACTGGAATGCCTGCTGCATCCGCAGTCAGCTTTGGCGCCGCCTGAATGACAAAGTCTCCTGACAGGGCAAAACCGTGTCCGAATAAGTTCATGGCCATGGCCGCGGCAAGAGGCGTCAAACCGGCACGTGCGGCTGCGGGGAGCAGGACGGCGCCGATCAAAGCGACACCCGGAGAAGGCCAGAAGAATAGAGAAATGGCGAACATCAGGCCTCCAATCAGCCAATAGGCAGTCACAGGCCCTCTCACAAGGCTTGCAAAGGGAGAAATCATCGCTTCATTTATCCCTGTTTTTGTTAACAAATCACTCATTGAAACGATAAAGCAAATGATGAAAATCGTGGGCAGCAGTTCGCCGGCCGCATAGATAAAGCTGTGGAATAAACTGCTGACAGAAGCTGAAAGTGAATGGCTGGCCCATAGCGATATGATAAAAATGCCGAATAGAGAAATAAATGTCGTGTCTTTTCTCAGCAGCATAAATAGGATAATTGCACCGATAAAAAACACATACAGAACATGGACAGGCAAAATCCCGACTTCCATCATCGATCACTCCTTCCGCTTACAGATTATTCATAGGCGGGCGGAAGGTGCCGGGACAGAGGGGAGGGTTATGATGGAAGATGAACATTGATCTGTTTCAGCTGCTCAATCAGATGATGCCTTAATCCTCTATTCGCTTTTTGCAGATGTTTTGGGAAGCATTCAGGAGAAAAAATGACGCACCCTTCAGCAAGCCAGTTTTTTCTATAGGCGATGATGCTTTCCGATGGCTCTATATGAGTTATCCTCGTGCTGCATCTCGTACTCATCAAATCCGAACTGAAAACCGCAGCACGGGCAGATTTCATGAGAATGATTGCCTTCATGATCATATGGCGGTTCAGCCAATCCTTAAACCCGCAGACTGGGCAAGTATGCTTCATTTTGCTTTCCTCCCAATAAAATAAGCTGCCGGACATGCCGGCAGCTATTCGACAGCGAAATATGTGGTGACATAGGAAGGCCGGGAG from Bacillus subtilis subsp. subtilis str. 168 encodes the following:
- the hinT gene encoding promiscuous Hit-family phosphohydrolase, adenosine phosphoramidase (Evidence 2a: Function from experimental evidences in other organisms; PubMedId: 9579061, 15703176, 16934294, 17217311, 26181368, 28516732; Product type e : enzyme) yields the protein MHCAENCIFCKIIAGDIPSAKVYEDEHVLAFLDISQVTKGHTLVIPKTHIENVYEFTDELAKQYFHAVPKIARAIRDEFEPIGLNTLNNNGEKAGQSVFHYHMHIIPRYGKGDGFGAVWKTHADDYKPEDLQNISSSIAKRLASS
- the ecsA gene encoding ABC transporter (ATP-binding protein) (Evidence 1a: Function from experimental evidences in the studied strain; PubMedId: 8581172, 10027970, 11807061, 18599827, 26735940; Product type t : transporter) — encoded protein: MSLLSVKDLTGGYTRNPVLKNVSFTLEPNQIVGLIGLNGAGKSTTIRHIIGLMDPHKGSIELNGKTFAEDPEGYRSQFTYIPETPVLYEELTLMEHLELTAMAYGLSKETMEKRLPPLLKEFRMEKRLKWFPAHFSKGMKQKVMIMCAFLAEPALYIIDEPFLGLDPLAINALLERMNEAKKGGASVLMSTHILATAERYCDSFIILHNGEVRARGTLSELREQFGMKDAALDDLYLELTKEDAGHE
- the sndC gene encoding N-acetyl amino acid acetylase, promiscuous activity (Evidence 1a: Function from experimental evidences in the studied strain; PubMedId: 23944997; Product type e: enzyme), which codes for MSISTLQKEINKQLDGCFEEMVEIRRHFHMYPELSFQEEKTAAFIASYYESLGVPIRTNVGGRGVLANIEGSEPGPTVALRADFDALPIQDEKDVPYASKVPGVMHACGHDGHTAALLAVAKVLHQNRHELKGTFVMIHQHAEEYYPGGAKPMIDDGCLENTDVIFGTHLWATEPLGTILCRPGAVMAAADRFTIKVFGKGGHGAHPHDTKDAVLIGSQIVSSLQHIVSRKVNPIQSAVISTGSFIADNPFNVIADQAVLIGTARSFDENVRDILEKEIEAVVKGICSMHGASYEYTYEQGYPAVVNHPAETNHLVSTAKNTEGVQQVIDGEPQMGGEDFAYYLQNVKGTFFFTGAAPEQPERVYSHHHPKFDINEKAMLTAAKVLAGAAITYHQL
- the ecsC gene encoding putative hydrolase (Evidence 3: Putative function from multiple computational evidences; PubMedId: 8581172, 10027970; Product type e: enzyme), which codes for MTDNQLLMQEALEWKMHFLRKDSMFERFSKRVQTKVNERIPEKIHTVVTESVKKMVEATMAGSNIITYKKDTSALSLSEKNELAKKTIVSYQKVAAAEGVGTGAGGIFLSIADFPLLLSIKMKCLFTLSSIYGFDVKDAQERIFLLLVFQLAFSSDDGRKSLFSVIENWETEKKSIDWRVFQQEYRDYIDVVKLFQLLPGVGAAVGGIANYKLLAQLGETARHVFHLRILKETAGE
- the ecsB gene encoding ABC transporter (permease subunit) (Evidence 1a: Function from experimental evidences in the studied strain; PubMedId: 8581172, 10027970, 15175311, 15849754, 16850406, 18599827, 21665535, 26735940; Product type t: transporter), whose product is MNNMLDIWQSRLQEHIKETRTYMKYMLNDHLVIVLIFFLAGAASWYSKWIRDIPAHFPSFWVMAVLFSLVLTSSYVRTLLKEADLVFLLPLEAKMEPYLKQAFVYSYVSQLFPLIALSIVAMPLYFAVTPGASLVSYAAVFVQLLLLKAWNQVMEWRTTFQNDRSMKRMDVIIRFAANTLVLYFVFQSVYMYALLVYVIMAVLYLYMSSAAKRKTFKWESHIESELRRKQRFYRIANLFTDVPHLRKQAKRRAYLDFLLRLVPFEQRKTFAYMFTRAFLRSSDYLGILVRLTIVFALIIMYVSASPLIAAVLTVFAIFITGIQLLPLFGHFDHLALQELYPVQKETKLKSYFSLLKTALSIQALLMSVASAYAAGLTGFLYALIGSAVLIFVVLPAYMTTRLKKHGKL
- the yhgB gene encoding hypothetical protein (Evidence 5: Unknown function); its protein translation is MKHTCPVCGFKDWLNRHMIMKAIILMKSARAAVFSSDLMSTRCSTRITHIEPSESIIAYRKNWLAEGCVIFSPECFPKHLQKANRGLRHHLIEQLKQINVHLPS
- the yhfA gene encoding putative transporter (Evidence 3: Putative function from multiple computational evidences; PubMedId: 15849754, 16850406, 12107147; Product type t: transporter) — its product is MMEVGILPVHVLYVFFIGAIILFMLLRKDTTFISLFGIFIISLWASHSLSASVSSLFHSFIYAAGELLPTIFIICFIVSMSDLLTKTGINEAMISPFASLVRGPVTAYWLIGGLMFAISLFFWPSPGVALIGAVLLPAAARAGLTPLAAAMAMNLFGHGFALSGDFVIQAAPKLTADAAGIPVGDVVSASIPLVLIMGVTTTTAAFIMIQRERKKQEHPTSFSPVLSGEQDNSLYLPKRLRSILAFLIPLAFLADIACMLLFNLQGNDATALIGGSAICILFTVHFFVYKHKGLEKITGYFIDGFKFGFKVFGPVIPIAAFFYLGDSGYESILGTSLPKGSHGIVNDLGIALSHMMPMSKELAATALTAAGAITGLDGSGFSGISLAGSIAKLFSSALHADPAILTALGQISAIWVGGGTLVPWALIPAAAICKVDPFELARKNFIPVAIGLLVTTLAAVMML
- the serC gene encoding phosphoserine aminotransferase (Evidence 1a: Function from experimental evidences in the studied strain; PubMedId: 4337849, 16233211; Product type e: enzyme) encodes the protein MERTTNFNAGPAALPLEVLQKAQKEFIDFNESGMSVMELSHRSKEYEAVHQKAKSLLIELMGIPEDYDILFLQGGASLQFSMLPMNFLTPEKTAHFVMTGAWSEKALAETKLFGNTSITATSETDNYSYIPEVDLTDVKDGAYLHITSNNTIFGTQWQEFPNSPIPLVADMSSDILSRKIDVSKFDVIYGGAQKNLGPSGVTVVIMKKSWLQNENANVPKILKYSTHVKADSLYNTPPTFAIYMLSLVLEWLKENGGVEAVEQRNEQKAQVLYSCIDESNGFYKGHARKDSRSRMNVTFTLRDDELTKTFVQKAKDAKMIGLGGHRSVGGCRASIYNAVSLEDCEKLAAFMKKFQQENE